One genomic window of Candidatus Lernaella stagnicola includes the following:
- a CDS encoding L-rhamnose isomerase translates to MDHEAAFAYAAEKYEGLGVDVEAVLAALAATSLSLHCWQADDVTGFETAEGELGGGLAVTGNYPGKARNVTELRDDMLAALAVIPGRHRVNLHAMYGDFGGRKVDRNQIEPDHFAGWVDWARRHDLGLDFNATCFSHPLSESGYTLASQDEGVRGFWIEHVRRCRAIGAWMGERLETPCVHNLWIPDGSKDTTVSRHRHRELLRESLNAIFAVEHSAAYLKDSIESKLFGLGSEAFVAGSHDFYMSWAAGRGVMVCLDLGHFHPTESVADKISSLLLFHDELLLHVSRGVRWDSDHVVTLSDEVTEVMREIVRAGALPRVHIALDFFDASINRVAAYAIGARATLKALLVALLEPTELLREFEVAGDPTSRLALLEEVKSFPFGAVWEELCRRHDVPGGPGWLESVRGYEQEVLAKR, encoded by the coding sequence ATGGACCACGAAGCGGCGTTCGCCTACGCGGCGGAAAAGTACGAAGGGCTGGGCGTGGATGTCGAGGCGGTGCTGGCGGCGCTGGCCGCGACCTCGCTGTCTTTGCATTGCTGGCAGGCCGACGACGTTACCGGTTTCGAGACCGCCGAGGGCGAATTGGGCGGCGGGCTGGCGGTCACCGGCAACTACCCCGGCAAGGCGCGGAACGTAACCGAATTGCGCGACGACATGCTAGCGGCGCTGGCGGTGATTCCCGGACGGCATCGCGTCAACCTGCACGCCATGTACGGCGATTTCGGCGGGCGGAAAGTCGACCGCAACCAGATCGAACCCGACCACTTCGCCGGGTGGGTGGACTGGGCGCGGCGGCACGATCTGGGCCTCGACTTTAACGCGACATGCTTTTCGCATCCGCTGAGCGAATCGGGTTACACCCTGGCATCGCAGGACGAGGGCGTGCGCGGATTTTGGATCGAGCATGTGCGGCGCTGCCGCGCGATCGGCGCGTGGATGGGCGAACGGCTCGAAACACCGTGCGTGCATAATTTGTGGATCCCCGACGGCTCGAAGGATACGACCGTCAGCCGCCACCGGCACCGCGAACTGCTGCGGGAAAGCCTCAACGCGATCTTCGCCGTCGAGCACTCGGCGGCCTATTTGAAAGACAGCATCGAAAGCAAGCTGTTCGGCCTGGGCTCCGAGGCCTTCGTGGCCGGGTCGCACGATTTTTACATGAGTTGGGCGGCGGGGCGCGGCGTGATGGTCTGCCTCGACCTCGGCCACTTTCACCCCACTGAATCGGTGGCCGACAAGATTTCCTCGCTGCTGCTTTTTCACGACGAACTGTTGCTGCACGTCAGCCGCGGCGTCCGGTGGGATAGCGACCACGTGGTGACGCTAAGCGACGAGGTGACCGAGGTCATGCGGGAAATCGTGCGGGCCGGGGCGCTGCCGCGGGTCCACATTGCGCTGGACTTCTTCGATGCCTCGATCAATCGCGTCGCGGCGTACGCGATCGGCGCGCGCGCCACGCTCAAGGCGTTGTTGGTCGCGCTACTCGAACCGACCGAATTGCTGCGCGAGTTCGAAGTGGCGGGCGACCCGACCAGCCGCCTGGCGTTGCTGGAAGAGGTGAAGAGTTTTCCCTTCGGCGCGGTGTGGGAAGAGCTCTGCCGGCGGCACGACGTGCCCGGCGGGCCGGGGTGGTTGGAATCGGTGCGCGGCTACGAACAAGAGGTGCTGGCCAAGCGCTAA